In Pseudomonas fluorescens, a genomic segment contains:
- a CDS encoding ABC transporter ATP-binding protein: protein MNALELTALCKTFGTQAALADVSLAVPNGSRTVIVGPSGSGKTTLLRMIAGFEFPDSGSLTLSGQVLVDDIHAVPAHQRQIGYVPQDGALFPHMTVADNIGFGLAAKHAARHERIAELMDSVALDANMARRWPHELSGGQQQRVALARALAQQPRLMLLDEPFSALDTGLRSAMRKMVARLLSDANITTILVTHDQSEALSFADQLAVMRQGRLVQSGHPMNLYQYPVDEQTALFLGEAVVMPARIEAGWAHCALGRVSVDSQANHGAAQIMLRPEQLHLSTTDESGCRGVVTEREFGGNTCTLTVALQPGEDAPGQAILVRSSGLQAPNPGSVVYLSTVGMAHVLKKPAALSPR from the coding sequence ATGAACGCCCTCGAACTCACTGCTCTTTGCAAAACCTTCGGCACCCAAGCGGCCTTGGCCGACGTCAGCCTGGCGGTGCCCAACGGCAGCCGCACGGTGATCGTCGGGCCTTCCGGCTCCGGCAAGACCACCTTGCTGCGGATGATTGCCGGCTTTGAATTCCCCGACAGCGGCAGCCTGACCCTGAGCGGCCAGGTGCTGGTCGACGACATCCACGCCGTGCCGGCCCACCAGCGCCAGATCGGTTATGTGCCGCAGGATGGTGCGTTGTTCCCGCACATGACTGTGGCCGACAACATTGGCTTCGGCCTCGCGGCCAAGCACGCTGCACGGCACGAACGCATCGCCGAACTGATGGACAGCGTGGCCCTCGACGCCAACATGGCCCGGCGCTGGCCCCACGAGCTGTCCGGCGGCCAACAGCAGCGCGTGGCGCTGGCGCGGGCCTTGGCGCAACAGCCCCGGCTGATGCTGCTGGATGAACCGTTTTCCGCACTGGACACCGGCCTGCGCTCGGCCATGCGCAAGATGGTGGCGCGGTTGCTGAGTGATGCGAACATCACCACGATCCTGGTCACCCATGATCAGAGTGAGGCGCTGTCGTTCGCCGACCAGTTGGCGGTGATGCGCCAGGGGCGCCTGGTGCAATCGGGGCATCCGATGAACCTTTATCAGTACCCCGTGGACGAACAAACCGCGTTATTTCTCGGCGAAGCCGTGGTCATGCCCGCGCGGATTGAGGCGGGCTGGGCTCACTGTGCGTTGGGTCGCGTGTCGGTCGACAGCCAGGCCAATCATGGTGCGGCACAGATCATGCTGCGCCCGGAGCAACTGCACCTGAGTACCACCGACGAATCCGGCTGCCGTGGCGTGGTCACCGAGCGCGAATTCGGCGGCAATACCTGCACCCTGACCGTGGCGTTACAACCGGGCGAGGACGCGCCTGGCCAGGCCATCCTGGTGCGCAGCTCGGGCCTGCAAGCGCCAAACCCAGGCAGCGTGGTGTATCTCAGCACGGTGGGCATGGCCCATGTGCTGAAAAAACCGGCGGCCCTCAGCCCCCGCTGA
- a CDS encoding ABC transporter permease, whose translation MLPESSIPGIAHAQLRKRPHGLFKSRGGTWVTSLSVLVSLLALLPIAFVIGVSWQIGWAQIEALVWRPRVGELLTNTVLLVLFTLPLCIVLGVALAWLTERTDLPGRRAWSLLAVAPLAVPAFVHSYAWVSLVPSIHGLPAGVLVSVIAYFPFLYLPVAATLRRLDPAIEDVAESLGLKPWAVFRRVVLPQLRLAICGGALLVGLHLLAEYGLYAMIRFDTFTTAIFDQFKSTFNGPAANMLAAVLALCCLAMLTVESASRGHARYARVGSGSAREQRIVRLSAVTRMLSLGLQAATCALALGVPLVTLGKWLVAGGREVWQFSELLPALEQTVLLGIAGAVLTTCAAVPIAWLSIRAPGRLQRILESCNYITSSLPGIVVALALVTVTIHFARPIYQTTITVLLAYLLMFLPRALVSLRAGIAQAPVELENMARSLGRSPGRALWLITMRLAAPAAAAGAALVFLAITNELTATLLLAPNGTRTLATGFWAMTSEIDYAAAAPYALIMILLSLPLTGLLYHQSKRTAGR comes from the coding sequence TTGTTGCCTGAATCGTCGATACCCGGCATCGCCCACGCGCAGCTACGCAAACGCCCCCACGGACTGTTCAAAAGCCGTGGGGGCACGTGGGTCACCAGTTTGTCGGTACTGGTTTCGTTGTTGGCGCTGCTGCCGATTGCGTTTGTGATCGGCGTGTCGTGGCAAATCGGCTGGGCGCAAATCGAAGCGCTAGTATGGCGCCCTCGCGTCGGCGAGTTGCTGACGAACACCGTGCTACTGGTGCTGTTCACCTTGCCGTTGTGCATCGTATTGGGCGTCGCGCTCGCGTGGTTGACCGAGCGCACCGACCTGCCCGGCCGCCGTGCCTGGTCGTTGCTGGCGGTCGCGCCGCTGGCAGTGCCGGCGTTTGTGCACAGTTACGCGTGGGTCAGCCTGGTGCCGTCGATCCATGGACTGCCGGCCGGTGTGCTGGTGTCGGTGATCGCCTATTTCCCGTTTCTGTACCTGCCGGTGGCGGCGACCCTGCGCCGGCTGGACCCTGCGATTGAAGACGTGGCCGAATCCCTGGGCCTCAAGCCCTGGGCGGTGTTCCGGCGGGTGGTGTTGCCGCAGTTGCGCCTGGCGATCTGCGGCGGTGCGCTGTTGGTCGGCCTGCATCTGTTGGCCGAATATGGCCTGTACGCGATGATCCGCTTCGACACCTTCACCACGGCGATTTTCGATCAGTTCAAGTCCACCTTCAACGGCCCGGCGGCCAATATGCTCGCGGCGGTGCTGGCCCTGTGTTGCCTGGCGATGCTCACCGTCGAATCCGCCTCGCGCGGCCATGCACGTTATGCCCGGGTCGGTTCCGGCAGTGCCCGTGAGCAACGCATCGTGCGGCTGAGCGCCGTCACCCGCATGCTCTCCCTCGGCTTGCAAGCCGCAACCTGTGCATTGGCCCTCGGCGTGCCGCTGGTCACCCTGGGCAAATGGCTGGTCGCCGGTGGGCGTGAGGTCTGGCAGTTCAGCGAGCTGCTGCCGGCGCTGGAGCAAACCGTGCTGCTGGGCATTGCCGGTGCGGTGTTGACCACCTGCGCGGCGGTACCGATTGCCTGGCTGTCGATTCGTGCGCCGGGCCGCCTGCAACGCATCCTGGAAAGCTGCAACTACATCACCAGTTCGTTGCCCGGCATTGTCGTGGCACTGGCGCTGGTCACGGTGACCATCCACTTCGCCCGGCCAATCTACCAGACGACGATCACCGTGCTGCTCGCCTACCTGCTGATGTTCCTGCCACGGGCGCTGGTGAGCCTGCGTGCGGGCATCGCCCAGGCGCCGGTGGAACTGGAAAACATGGCGCGCAGCCTTGGCCGCTCGCCGGGCCGCGCCCTGTGGCTGATCACGATGCGCCTGGCGGCCCCGGCCGCCGCTGCAGGAGCGGCGCTGGTGTTCCTGGCGATCACCAACGAGCTGACCGCCACCCTGTTGCTCGCGCCCAACGGCACGCGCACCCTGGCCACCGGTTTCTGGGCGATGACCAGCGAGATCGACTACGCCGCCGCGGCGCCTTACGCGTTGATCATGATCCTGCTCTCACTGCCGTTGACCGGCCTCCTCTACCACCAATCCAAACGCACGGCCGGCCGATGA
- a CDS encoding iron ABC transporter substrate-binding protein, producing MTTRLPSFVKKALLATALVSAGHVYAASEPVGIVVYNAQHESLTKAWVEGFTQETGIPVTIRNGDDTEMGNQLVQEGAASPADVFLTENSPAMVLVDNAGLFAPVAPTTLQQVDAAYRPAHGKWVGIAARSTVFVYNPSKLKEGDLPKSLLDLASPSWKGRWAASPAGADFQAIVAAVLELKGEAATLDWLKAMKANASIYRGNSAVLKAVNAGQVDSGVIYHYYSFVDQSKTGENSKNTQLHYFKHQDPGAFVSISGAGVLASSKHQEQAQAFLKWITGKDGQAVLKDGNSFEYAVGQNAQSNPKLMPLAQLDAPKVDASKLNSKKAVELMTQAGLL from the coding sequence ATGACCACCCGCCTTCCTTCGTTCGTCAAAAAAGCCCTGCTGGCCACCGCCCTGGTCAGCGCCGGGCATGTGTATGCCGCCAGCGAGCCGGTCGGCATCGTGGTCTACAACGCCCAGCATGAAAGCCTCACCAAGGCCTGGGTCGAAGGGTTCACCCAGGAAACCGGGATTCCGGTGACGATCCGCAATGGCGACGACACCGAGATGGGTAACCAGCTCGTGCAGGAAGGCGCGGCCTCTCCGGCGGATGTGTTCCTCACCGAAAACTCCCCGGCCATGGTGCTGGTGGACAACGCAGGCCTGTTCGCGCCGGTCGCGCCGACCACCCTGCAACAGGTGGACGCCGCCTACCGCCCGGCTCATGGCAAATGGGTGGGCATCGCTGCGCGCTCCACCGTGTTCGTGTACAACCCGAGCAAACTGAAAGAGGGCGACCTGCCTAAATCCCTGCTGGACCTGGCTTCGCCAAGCTGGAAAGGCCGCTGGGCCGCTTCACCGGCCGGTGCCGACTTCCAGGCCATCGTCGCCGCCGTGCTTGAACTCAAGGGCGAAGCCGCGACCCTCGACTGGCTCAAGGCAATGAAGGCCAACGCGAGCATCTACCGAGGCAACAGCGCCGTGCTCAAGGCCGTCAACGCCGGCCAGGTCGACAGCGGTGTGATCTATCACTATTACAGCTTCGTCGACCAATCCAAGACCGGTGAAAACAGCAAGAACACCCAGCTGCACTACTTCAAGCACCAGGACCCGGGCGCGTTTGTGAGCATCTCCGGTGCCGGTGTCCTGGCCTCCAGCAAGCATCAGGAACAGGCCCAGGCCTTCTTGAAGTGGATCACCGGCAAAGACGGCCAGGCGGTCCTCAAGGACGGCAATTCGTTCGAATACGCGGTCGGCCAGAACGCCCAATCCAACCCCAAACTGATGCCACTGGCGCAACTGGATGCACCTAAGGTCGACGCGTCGAAACTCAACAGCAAAAAGGCTGTCGAGCTGATGACCCAGGCCGGACTGCTCTGA
- a CDS encoding sugar ABC transporter permease: MNQVKQLFTRYKMLALVIAVAFIWLFFSWQTEGGFLTPRNLSNLLRQMSITGILACGMVLVIISGEIDLSVGSLLGLLGGLAAILDVVYHMPLLANLSLVALCGLMIGLANGYMTAYLRIPSFIVGLGGMLAFRGILLGITGGTTIAPVSPSLVYVGQGYLPHSVGLGLGVLLFALTLFLTWKQRRNRALHGLAAHSLVRDVLRVVVIGAVLAGFVTTLNSYDGIPVPVLLLLVLLGVFSYVTSQTVFGRRVYAVGSNMEATRLSGINVQAVKLWIFGIMGVMCALAGLVNTARLAAGSPSAGNMGELDAIAACFIGGTSMRGGSGTVYGALLGALVITSLDNGMSMLDVDSYWQMIVKGSILVLAVWVDVSTRTGRR, encoded by the coding sequence ATGAATCAGGTCAAACAGCTGTTTACCCGCTACAAAATGCTCGCCCTGGTGATCGCCGTGGCGTTTATCTGGCTGTTTTTCAGCTGGCAGACCGAGGGCGGTTTCCTCACTCCGCGCAACCTGTCCAACCTGCTGCGGCAGATGTCGATCACCGGGATCCTGGCCTGCGGCATGGTGCTGGTGATCATCAGCGGGGAGATCGATTTGTCGGTGGGCTCATTGCTCGGCTTGCTCGGCGGGCTCGCGGCGATCCTGGATGTGGTCTATCACATGCCGTTGCTGGCCAACCTCAGCCTGGTGGCGCTGTGTGGCTTGATGATCGGTTTGGCCAACGGCTACATGACCGCCTACCTGCGCATCCCGTCGTTTATCGTTGGCCTGGGTGGCATGTTGGCGTTTCGCGGGATTCTGCTGGGGATTACCGGCGGCACCACCATTGCGCCGGTGTCGCCATCGCTGGTGTATGTGGGCCAGGGGTATTTGCCGCATTCGGTGGGGCTTGGCCTTGGGGTCCTGCTGTTTGCCCTGACCCTGTTCTTGACCTGGAAACAACGGCGCAACCGCGCACTGCACGGGTTGGCCGCGCACTCGCTGGTGCGGGACGTACTGCGCGTGGTGGTGATCGGCGCGGTGCTGGCTGGGTTCGTCACCACCCTCAACAGCTACGACGGCATTCCCGTGCCGGTGCTGCTGTTGCTGGTGCTGCTTGGCGTGTTCAGCTACGTCACCAGCCAGACCGTGTTCGGCCGCCGCGTGTATGCGGTGGGCAGCAACATGGAAGCCACGCGCCTGTCAGGTATCAATGTGCAGGCGGTGAAACTGTGGATCTTCGGGATCATGGGCGTGATGTGCGCCCTCGCCGGCCTGGTCAACACCGCGCGCCTCGCGGCGGGCTCACCGTCGGCGGGCAATATGGGCGAACTCGACGCCATCGCTGCGTGCTTCATCGGCGGTACATCCATGCGCGGCGGCTCGGGCACGGTGTATGGCGCGCTGCTCGGGGCGCTGGTGATCACCAGCCTGGATAACGGCATGTCGATGCTGGATGTGGACAGTTATTGGCAGATGATTGTGAAGGGCAGCATCCTGGTGCTGGCGGTGTGGGTGGATGTGAGTACCCGCACAGGTCGGCGGTAG
- the xylG gene encoding D-xylose ABC transporter ATP-binding protein: MSDYLLQMNGIVKTFGGVHALNGIDIKVRPGECVGLCGENGAGKSTLMKVLSAVYPHGTWEGEILWDGQPLKAQSISETEAAGIVIIHQELTLVPDLSVAENIFMGHELTLPGGRMNYPAMLHRAEALMRELKVPDMNVALPVSQYGGGYQQLVEIAKALNKKARLLILDEPSSALTRSEIEVLLDIIRDLKAKGVACVYISHKLDEVAAVCDTISVIRDGKHIATTAMADMDIPRIITQMVGREMSNLYPTEPHAVGEVIFEARHVTCYDVDNPKRKRVDDISFVLKRGEILGIAGLVGAGRTELVSALFGAYPGRYSAEVWLDGQLIDTRTPLKSIRAGLCMVPEDRKRQGIIPDLGVGQNITLAVLDTYAHLTRIDAEAELGSIDQQIARMHLKTASPFLPITSLSGGNQQKAVLAKMLMAKPKVLILDEPTRGVDVGAKYEIYKLMGALAAEGVSIIMVSSELAEVLGVSNRVLVIGDGQLRGDFINEGLTQEQVLAAALSQNNNNDRKTA, encoded by the coding sequence ATGTCCGACTACCTGCTGCAAATGAACGGCATCGTCAAAACCTTTGGCGGTGTCCACGCGCTGAACGGCATCGATATCAAGGTGCGGCCGGGGGAATGTGTCGGCCTGTGCGGTGAGAACGGTGCCGGCAAGTCGACCTTGATGAAGGTGCTGTCGGCCGTCTATCCGCACGGCACCTGGGAGGGTGAAATCCTCTGGGACGGGCAACCGCTCAAGGCCCAGTCCATCAGCGAAACCGAGGCCGCCGGTATCGTCATCATCCACCAGGAACTGACCCTGGTGCCCGACCTGTCGGTGGCCGAGAACATCTTCATGGGCCACGAGCTGACCTTGCCCGGCGGGCGCATGAACTACCCGGCGATGCTGCACCGCGCCGAAGCGTTGATGCGCGAACTCAAGGTGCCGGACATGAACGTCGCGCTGCCGGTGTCGCAGTACGGCGGCGGCTACCAGCAACTGGTGGAAATCGCCAAGGCCCTGAACAAAAAGGCGCGCTTGTTGATCCTCGACGAGCCCTCTTCGGCCCTGACCCGCTCTGAGATCGAGGTGCTGCTCGACATCATCCGCGACCTCAAGGCCAAGGGCGTGGCCTGCGTGTACATCTCCCACAAACTCGATGAAGTGGCGGCGGTGTGCGACACCATCTCAGTGATTCGCGACGGCAAACACATCGCGACCACCGCGATGGCCGATATGGATATCCCGCGCATCATCACGCAGATGGTCGGACGCGAGATGAGCAACCTCTACCCCACCGAGCCCCATGCCGTGGGCGAGGTGATCTTCGAGGCGCGCCACGTGACTTGCTACGACGTCGACAACCCCAAGCGCAAACGTGTCGACGATATTTCCTTCGTGCTCAAGCGCGGCGAAATCCTCGGCATCGCCGGCTTGGTGGGCGCCGGGCGCACGGAGCTGGTGTCGGCGCTGTTCGGCGCCTACCCCGGCCGCTACAGCGCCGAGGTGTGGCTGGACGGCCAACTGATCGACACGCGCACGCCGCTTAAATCGATCCGCGCCGGGCTGTGCATGGTGCCCGAGGACCGCAAGCGCCAAGGCATCATTCCCGACCTGGGCGTGGGCCAGAACATCACCCTGGCGGTGCTCGACACCTATGCGCACCTGACCCGTATCGACGCCGAGGCCGAACTGGGCAGCATCGACCAACAGATCGCGCGCATGCACCTCAAGACGGCCAGCCCGTTCTTGCCGATCACCAGCCTGTCCGGCGGCAACCAGCAAAAAGCCGTGCTGGCGAAAATGCTGATGGCCAAACCCAAGGTGCTGATCCTCGACGAGCCCACACGCGGGGTGGATGTGGGGGCCAAGTATGAGATCTACAAACTGATGGGCGCGCTGGCGGCCGAAGGTGTATCGATCATCATGGTCTCGTCGGAGCTGGCCGAAGTACTCGGCGTGTCCAACCGAGTGCTGGTGATCGGCGACGGCCAGTTGCGGGGCGACTTCATCAACGAGGGGCTCACCCAGGAACAGGTGCTCGCCGCCGCGCTCAGCCAAAACAATAATAACGATCGGAAAACCGCGTAG
- the xylF gene encoding D-xylose ABC transporter substrate-binding protein yields the protein MKSFKRTLLATALALLALPVMADSAHPKIGFSIDDLRLERWSRDRDYFVAAAEKLDAKVFVQSADANEQKQISQIENLISRGVDVIVIVPFNATVLTNAVAEAKKAGIKVVSYDRLILNADIDAYISFDNEKVGEMQASGVLQAAPKGNYFLLGGAPTDNNAKVLREGQMKVLQPAIDKGDIKIVGQQWVKEWNPTEALSIVENALTRNNNKIDAIVASNDATAGGAIQALAAQKLAGKVPISGQDADLAAVKRVIDGTQTMTVYKPLKLIATEAAKLSVQLARNEKPTYSSQYDNGSKKVDTILLTPTPLTKANIDLLEKDGFYTKEQIGQ from the coding sequence ATGAAGTCATTCAAACGTACCCTGCTCGCCACCGCCCTGGCCCTGCTCGCCCTGCCGGTGATGGCCGACTCTGCCCACCCGAAAATCGGTTTTTCCATCGACGACCTGCGCCTGGAGCGCTGGTCCCGTGACCGTGACTACTTCGTTGCCGCGGCGGAAAAACTCGATGCCAAGGTCTTCGTGCAGTCTGCCGATGCCAATGAGCAGAAGCAGATTTCCCAGATCGAAAACCTGATCTCCCGTGGCGTCGACGTGATCGTGATCGTGCCGTTCAACGCCACCGTGTTGACCAACGCCGTGGCCGAGGCCAAGAAAGCCGGGATCAAGGTGGTGTCCTATGACCGCCTGATCCTCAACGCCGACATCGACGCGTATATCTCCTTCGATAACGAAAAAGTCGGCGAGATGCAGGCCAGCGGCGTGCTGCAAGCGGCGCCCAAGGGCAATTACTTCCTGCTCGGCGGCGCGCCCACCGACAACAACGCCAAGGTGCTGCGCGAAGGCCAGATGAAAGTGCTGCAACCGGCCATCGACAAGGGCGACATCAAGATTGTCGGCCAGCAGTGGGTCAAGGAATGGAACCCCACTGAAGCCCTGAGCATCGTCGAAAACGCCCTGACCCGGAACAACAACAAGATCGACGCTATCGTCGCCTCCAACGACGCCACCGCCGGCGGCGCGATCCAGGCCCTGGCCGCGCAGAAGCTGGCGGGCAAGGTGCCGATCTCGGGCCAGGACGCCGACCTCGCGGCGGTCAAGCGCGTGATCGACGGCACCCAGACCATGACCGTGTACAAGCCGCTCAAGCTGATCGCCACCGAAGCCGCCAAACTCTCGGTGCAGTTGGCACGTAACGAGAAACCGACGTACAGCTCGCAGTACGACAATGGCAGCAAGAAAGTCGACACCATCCTGCTCACCCCGACCCCGCTGACCAAGGCGAACATCGACCTGTTGGAAAAGGACGGGTTCTATACCAAAGAACAGATTGGCCAGTAG
- the xylA gene encoding xylose isomerase, with product MPYFPGVDQVRFEGPASDSPLAFRHYDANKLILGKPMREHLRMAACYWHTFVWPGADMFGMGTFKRPWQRSGEPMEVAIGKADAAFEFFSKLGIDYYSFHDTDVAPEGSSLKEYRNHFAQMVDHLERHQEQTGIKLLWGTANCFSNPRFAAGAASNPDPEVFAYAAAQVFSAMNATLRLKGANYVLWGGREGYETLLNTDLKREREQLGRFMRMVVEHKHKIGFKGDLLIEPKPQEPTKHQYDYDSATVFGFLHEYGLEHEIKVNIEANHATLAGHSFHHEIATAVSLGIFGSIDANRGDPQNGWDTDQFPNSVEEMTLATYEILKAGGFKNGGYNFDSKVRRQSLDEVDLFHGHVAAMDVLALALERAAAMVQNDQLQQFKDQRYAGWQQPLGQAVLAGEFSLESLAEHAFAHELNPQAVSGRQEMLEGVVNRFIYR from the coding sequence ATGCCGTACTTCCCCGGTGTCGATCAGGTGCGCTTCGAAGGCCCTGCCAGCGACTCTCCCCTCGCCTTCCGCCATTACGACGCGAACAAGCTGATCCTCGGCAAACCGATGCGCGAGCACCTGCGCATGGCCGCCTGTTACTGGCACACCTTTGTGTGGCCGGGGGCGGATATGTTTGGCATGGGCACCTTCAAGCGCCCGTGGCAACGCAGCGGTGAGCCGATGGAAGTGGCCATCGGCAAGGCTGACGCGGCCTTTGAGTTTTTCTCCAAGCTGGGCATCGACTACTACAGCTTCCACGACACCGATGTGGCGCCGGAAGGCAGCTCGCTCAAGGAGTACCGCAACCACTTCGCGCAGATGGTCGACCACCTGGAGCGCCATCAGGAACAAACCGGTATCAAGCTGCTGTGGGGCACCGCCAATTGCTTCAGCAACCCGCGCTTTGCCGCTGGCGCAGCGAGCAACCCCGACCCTGAAGTGTTTGCCTACGCTGCCGCCCAGGTGTTCAGCGCGATGAACGCTACCCTGCGGCTCAAGGGTGCCAACTACGTACTCTGGGGCGGCCGTGAAGGGTATGAAACCCTGCTCAACACCGACCTCAAGCGCGAGCGCGAACAGCTCGGGCGCTTTATGCGCATGGTGGTGGAGCACAAGCACAAGATCGGCTTCAAGGGCGACCTGCTGATCGAGCCCAAGCCCCAGGAGCCGACCAAGCACCAATACGATTACGACAGCGCCACGGTGTTCGGCTTTTTGCATGAGTACGGGCTGGAACATGAGATCAAGGTGAATATCGAGGCCAACCACGCGACCCTGGCCGGGCACAGTTTTCATCATGAGATCGCCACCGCCGTGTCCCTGGGGATCTTCGGCAGCATCGACGCCAACCGCGGCGACCCGCAGAACGGTTGGGACACTGACCAGTTCCCCAATAGCGTCGAGGAAATGACCCTGGCCACGTATGAAATCCTCAAGGCTGGCGGGTTCAAGAATGGCGGCTATAACTTTGACTCCAAGGTGCGCCGCCAGAGCCTGGACGAGGTGGACTTGTTCCACGGGCATGTCGCCGCCATGGATGTACTCGCCCTGGCGCTGGAACGTGCGGCGGCCATGGTGCAGAACGACCAGTTGCAGCAATTCAAGGACCAGCGTTATGCCGGTTGGCAGCAGCCGCTGGGCCAAGCCGTGCTGGCCGGTGAGTTCAGCCTGGAATCGCTGGCCGAACATGCGTTTGCCCATGAACTGAACCCGCAGGCCGTGAGCGGTCGGCAAGAGATGCTGGAGGGAGTGGTCAACCGGTTTATTTATCGGTGA
- a CDS encoding XylR family transcriptional regulator encodes MKTLPPVHRIALLFNGSKIYDRGIIAGIGNYLSSTRASWDLFLEEDFLCRLRGIERWQGDGIIADFDDPLIGEALADCKLPVVAVGGSYEDARAYPKGIPYVATDNHALMKLAYEHLIEAGLTRFACFSLPEAQANRWAQEREKAFRRLLQRDGLHVEVYRGLGTSAPLWDSAVEQQIAWLHSLPKPIGIIAVTDARARQLLQACLTAGIAVPEEVALIGIDNDPLTRTLTRVPLSSVIQGTETMGRTAAALLHQMLHGKPCAGTQILVPPEAINVQASSVHQPLGNPYVMQALLFIRQYACQGIKTAQVAAYVGVSRSSLEAHFRKARGCSVHDEILRFKLAAAAKGLESHELAIADIAAKCGFKSAQYLHTVFRREFGCTPREYQQG; translated from the coding sequence ATGAAAACCCTACCGCCCGTCCACCGCATCGCCCTGTTGTTCAACGGCAGCAAAATATACGACCGTGGCATCATCGCCGGCATCGGCAACTACCTGAGCAGCACGCGCGCGTCCTGGGATTTGTTCCTGGAAGAGGATTTCCTCTGTCGCCTGCGCGGCATCGAGCGCTGGCAGGGTGACGGCATCATTGCCGATTTCGATGACCCGCTGATCGGCGAGGCATTGGCCGATTGCAAACTGCCGGTGGTGGCCGTGGGCGGCTCTTATGAAGATGCGCGCGCCTACCCCAAGGGCATTCCCTACGTCGCCACCGATAACCATGCCTTGATGAAGCTGGCCTATGAGCATTTGATCGAGGCCGGGTTGACCCGCTTTGCCTGTTTCAGCCTGCCCGAAGCCCAGGCCAATCGCTGGGCCCAGGAGCGCGAAAAAGCCTTTCGCCGCCTGCTGCAACGCGATGGCCTGCACGTCGAGGTCTATCGTGGCCTGGGGACCAGTGCGCCGTTGTGGGACAGCGCGGTGGAACAGCAGATCGCCTGGCTGCACAGCCTGCCCAAACCGATTGGCATCATCGCCGTCACCGACGCCCGCGCACGGCAGTTGCTGCAGGCTTGCCTCACGGCCGGGATCGCGGTGCCGGAGGAGGTGGCGTTGATCGGCATCGACAACGATCCGCTGACCCGCACCCTGACGCGGGTGCCGCTCAGTTCGGTGATCCAGGGCACCGAGACCATGGGGCGTACGGCCGCCGCGCTGTTGCATCAGATGCTGCACGGCAAACCCTGCGCGGGCACGCAGATTCTGGTACCGCCGGAGGCGATCAATGTGCAGGCTTCCAGCGTGCATCAACCCTTGGGTAATCCGTATGTGATGCAGGCGCTGCTGTTTATCCGGCAGTACGCCTGCCAAGGCATCAAGACCGCGCAGGTGGCGGCCTATGTCGGTGTGTCGCGCTCATCCCTGGAAGCGCATTTTCGCAAGGCGCGTGGTTGCAGCGTGCATGACGAGATCCTGCGCTTCAAACTCGCGGCCGCTGCCAAGGGCCTGGAAAGCCACGAACTGGCGATTGCCGATATTGCCGCCAAGTGTGGCTTCAAGTCGGCGCAGTACCTGCACACGGTGTTTCGCCGCGAGTTCGGCTGTACGCCGCGCGAGTACCAGCAGGGCTAA
- a CDS encoding autoinducer binding domain-containing protein: protein MKEWRETLIEAVSDCATEHELFNKLHTITSNLGFEFCSYGLKVPLPSSASQYVLISNYPRSWEQKYVSENYFSQDPTVAHGLTRSIPLHWSAAQQQQHLAFWEEARHYQLNHGWCLSSQRGPNAIGLLSVSRSSEYISTTELEHIENKLIWLTQLAHESMTRFFSEKCLPDIHRALTAREKETLRWTALGKTYVEISMILNIDTRTVKFHLVNAMRKLQASNKAEAAVKASLLGLLF from the coding sequence GTGAAAGAATGGCGCGAAACATTAATAGAGGCCGTGTCCGACTGCGCGACCGAACATGAACTCTTCAATAAACTGCACACGATAACGTCCAACTTAGGCTTCGAGTTCTGCTCTTATGGATTAAAAGTTCCATTGCCGTCGAGCGCTTCGCAATATGTACTGATTTCCAACTACCCCCGCTCGTGGGAACAGAAGTACGTCAGCGAAAACTACTTCTCCCAAGACCCCACTGTCGCCCATGGCCTGACCCGCTCCATCCCGCTGCACTGGTCCGCCGCCCAACAGCAGCAACACCTGGCCTTCTGGGAGGAAGCGCGCCATTACCAGCTTAATCATGGTTGGTGCTTGTCGTCGCAACGCGGCCCTAACGCGATTGGATTGCTCTCGGTGTCGCGCTCCAGTGAATACATCTCGACCACGGAACTCGAGCACATCGAGAACAAGTTGATCTGGCTGACACAGTTGGCACACGAATCCATGACGCGCTTCTTTTCCGAAAAGTGCTTGCCAGACATCCACCGCGCCCTGACCGCACGGGAAAAAGAGACCTTGAGGTGGACGGCCCTGGGCAAAACCTATGTCGAGATCAGCATGATCCTCAACATCGACACACGGACCGTGAAGTTTCATCTGGTCAACGCCATGCGCAAACTCCAGGCCAGCAACAAAGCAGAAGCAGCCGTCAAAGCCTCCTTGCTGGGGTTACTTTTTTAG